One region of Carassius carassius chromosome 41, fCarCar2.1, whole genome shotgun sequence genomic DNA includes:
- the frya gene encoding protein furry homolog isoform X4, translating to MASQQDSGFFEISIKSLLKSWSSTSPGYSKPPVPSVCCSQGEKGPPAMMPISVDPESRPGEYVLKSLFANFTTISERKIRIIMAEPLEKPLAKSLQRSEDPQFDQLISTMSSLAEYCLPSILRTLFDWYKRQNGVDDESHEYRPRSDTKSKNDEQQKDYLLERRDLAIDFIFSLVLIEVLKQMPLHPVEDGLVHEVINLAFKHFKYKEGYHGPNTANMHIVADLYAEVIGVLAQAKFPAVKKRFISELKELRQKEQSPYVVQSTISLIMGVKFFRVKMYPVEEFEASFQFMQECAQYFLEVKDKDIRHALAGLFVEILVPVAAAVKNEVNVPCLRNFVESLYDTTLDLSTRKKHSLALYPLVTCLLCVSQKQFFLNRWHVFLNNCLSNLKSKDPKMARVALESLYRLLWVYMIRIKCESNTATQGRLNSIVMTLFPKGSRSVVPKDMPLNIFVKIIQFIAQERLDFAMKEVIFDLLCVGKPAKAFSLNPERMNIGLRAFLVIADKLQQKDGDPPMPNTGATLPSGNTLRVKKTFLSKPLTEDEAKVIGMSIYYPQVRKALDNILRHLDKEVGRCMMLSNAQMLNKEPEDMITGERKPKIDLFRTCMAAIPRILPDGMSKSELIDLLARLTIHMDDELRLIAQNSLQSLLMDFSDWREEVLLGYCSFLLREVQDTHQTLLDSSVKLLLQLLTQWKLALLSTSKSLDTSNICSTELLQSSSDPRLPAERTPHSTVLHAVEGLALVLLCSCQTGTRKLAVSILREVRQIFLTIGQTEEDERPMIDVLDQLSPVVLESFAHVVVADSASLPAGQHADLQWLVEWNGSLVGSHYDVRSPSRVWILAQSLKEPWALCLFSLLRQEYLPKHCPTALSYAWPYAFTRLQLLMPLLEPSNPVNAKKTSSAGSADTYVSLWRNYLILCFGVAKPSIMSPGHLRASTPEIITPSTDSNSSYDNKIPGTPSVGWLLKQLVPLMRSESIEITESLVLGFGRTNSLVFRELVEELHPLMKEALERRPENKKRRERRDLLRLQLLRIFELLADAGVISDSTNGALERDTLALGALFLEYVDLTQMLLEAENDKDMEILKDIRAHFSAMVANLIQCIPVHHRRFLFPQQSLRHHLFILFSQWAGPFSIMFTPLDRYSDRNHQITRYQYCALKAMSTVLCCGPVFDNVGLSPDGYLYKWLDNILGCQDLRVHQLGCEVVVLLLEQNPDQVNLFNWAVDRCYTGSCQLASGCFKAIATVCGSRNYSSDIVTLLNLVLFKASDTNREIYEIAMQLMQILEAKLSVYSKRIVEQKSGAILYGTHGALPPLYSLSVAQLSKQLARMYPELTLPLFSEVSQRFSTTHPNGRQVMLTYLLPWLSNIELVNGGLLPTVLSPSSSGVNRRGYTYNTSAPHLLRGTGWGSLQASSLVLNNLMFMTAKYGDDVPGAEMENAWNALVSNERWTNNLRITLQFLISLCGVSSDTSLLPHIKKVVIYLCRNNTIQTMEELLYELQQTDPVNPVVVHCDNPPFYRFSATSKITTTTSGPPSCSKTLVCGQENIPDTDDSPVTKECDERLSNILRAHNRLESRYSSSSGGSYDEEKSEPLPPYAMWLISVLETNQPLPLPMPVNGGCWAPLVDYLPETVTPQGPLHRCNIAVIFMTELVVDHSVKEDWALHLPLLLHACFLGMDHYRPEVFEHCKRLLLHLLITLSCNNSFSLIASVLLNTRDANSNKSLTFKPIDQPEFYTGGMDFLRNGQASPVPDSGLSSSSASSSLSLGGSSSNLPHLAQEEAEQMESSTEDDEKSSKLIEFLTTRPFGPLWSHEDITPKNQHSKSTEQLTNFLRHVVSVFKESKSDIRLEEQLSEVALQMALCSSSRHYAGRSFQVFRALRQPLSALAVSDLLSRLVEVVGEPAEEVQGYVMELLLTLESVVDNLAECLKNNDFFVILRASSPDLPSSSKLTLNRKSNSQLDLIPGSGTPSEQIRHQRSYSVPKRFGEVARSSEVPRSATLDRIHLHQSNISKLRSLSSSSSRDNVVSTDPTNANHPRNLLASIFWAVVSLMESDFEFEYQMSLRLLGKMLGHISLDKQEYRDKLEKIQIQLKWKEFSGLQQLLLKGFTSANTTELTLEIFSQLTPVSRLPVVDTSQVIGFPLNVLCLIPHLVLNFDSPTQFCKDVAERISQVCLEEKNSKLSNLAHVMTLYKMHSYTRDCFSWVNVVCRYLHEAFSDSTLSMVTYMAELLEKGLPSMQQTLLQIIYSLLSHMDLSAIQAKLFNMEVLTTIEKFIQTAHWKEALNILKLVVSRSASLVSPLSPQSNASTVDVRCVWDTPSKALPGKTLDFHFDISETPVIGQRYDELHGSPRQDGKNGGWVTVTRSTSSTSSGSYQNNHVLVPVSWKRPQSSQKRTREKLVNVLTLCGQEVGLTKNPSVIFSSCGELDLIEHQPSLVSSEDGTRDTENMDDTTSEQQFRVFRDFDFLDVELEEGEGETADSFNWGAWRRSIDSLDQAEAQPMEEDSQLSGSSPSLCPIVHDDSDESSEEESLTASQILSASQLNVSLSPTDELNPMDSPPVSFDSSQAGQIPLPSPTPSFEISAPEGSNHRAEDSAEEEEAIVNENDISLCICESPLAFSSSDILTVDTSQRENNFFTDETCCVPSGFGDQQSSVAQAEEEKDELLQESRSSPPPSPFFSAILAAFQPTVCDDAEEAWRNHLSQLVADSDGSCAVYTFQVFSSLFQSIQAKFCTLTCDAAGYLGDGLRGIGVKFVKSSQMLTSCSECPTLFVDADTIVSYGLLEKMKFSVLELQEYLETYNNKKEAVISWLRNCKTSFPKCTGDGVITYQPAETEEKQLELCQKLYKLHFHLLLLFQSYCKLIGQVHAINSVPELQNISRELNELRSNLRAAAASVTNESAAEPTEPTTESPFSSSEVAVQAILESLKTNEFSRAIRYIQECRKMWPSDIFGSSSENEIQTLLNIYFRHQTLGQTGTFALVGSKQDLSEICNRLTELNCEIRDMIRRAQGYRAITAFLPDPSVTGISL from the exons TTGATCAGCACAATGAGTTCTCTGGCCGAGTATTGCCTACCATCTATCTTGCGCACCCTGTTTGACTGGTACAAAAGACAGAATGGAGTTGACGATGAATCCCATGAGTACAGACCACGTTCAGATACAAAATCCAAAAA TGATGAGCAGCAGAAAGATTATCTGCTGGAGAGAAGAGACCTAGCCATCGACTTCATCTTCTCTCTTGTGCTCATAGAGGTTCTCAAACAG ATGCCTCTCCACCCAGTTGAGGATGGTTTGGTCCATGAAGTCATTAATTTGGCTTTTAAGCACTTTAAATATAAAGAGGG GTATCATGGTCCCAACACTGCCAACATGCATATTGTAGCTGACCTCTATGCAGAAGTAATTGGAGTCTTAGCACAAGCAAA GTTTCCTGCTGTTAAAAAGAGGTTTATTAGTGAGCTGAAGGAGCTCCGTCAAAAGGAGCAGAGTCCATACGTGGTCCAAAGCACCATCAGCCTCATCATGGGCGTGAAGTTCTTCCGAGTGAAAATGTATCCTGTAGAGGAGTTTGAAGCCTCCTTTCAGTTTATGCAG GAATGTGCGCAGTATTTCCTGGAAGTGAAGGATAAAGACATCAGACATGCTTTGGCTGGACTCTTTGTGGAAATTCTAGTTCCTGTTGCAGCG GCTGTCAAGAATGAGGTGAATGTTCCTTGTTTAAGGAACTTTGTGGAGAGCTTGTATGATACCACCTTGGACCTTTCAACTAGAAAGAAACATTCTCTG GCTCTGTACCCACTAGTGACATGTCTACTGTGTGTCAGCCAAAAGCAGTTCTTCCTCAACAGATGGCATGTCTTCCTCAACAACTGCCTCTCCAATCTGAAG AGCAAGGACCCTAAAATGGCACGGGTAGCACTAGAGTCCCTCTACCGACTACTGTGGGTCTACATGATTCGCATCAAATGCGAGAGCAACACTGCAACGCAGGG CCGCCTCAACTCTATTGTGATGACCCTGTTCCCTAAAGGATCCCGCAGCGTAGTTCCTAAAGACATGCCTCTCAATATATTTGTTAAGATTATCCAGTTTATTGCACAG GAAAGGCTTGACTTTGCGATGAAAGAAGTAATTTTTGACCTACTGTGTGTTGGGAAACCTGCAAAAGCCTTTAGTCTTAATCCAGAG AGAATGAATATAGGTCTCAGAGCATTCCTGGTCATTGCTGACAAGCTACAGCAGAAAGATGGTGATCCCCCCATGCCGAACACAGGGGCCACGCTCCCTTCTGGAAACACACTACGAGTCAAAAAGACATTCCTGAGCAAGCCTCTGACTGAAGATGAGGCCAAAGTCATAG GAATGTCCATCTATTACCCCCAAGTGCGGAAAGCTTTAGACAACATCCTCAGACACTTGGATAAGGAGGTTGGCCGCTGTATGATGCTGAGTAACGCACAGATGCTAAATAAGGAACCCGAGGATATGATTAC GGGTGAGAGGAAACCCAAGATTGACCTCTTTAGGACATGCATGGCCGCCATTCCACGCATCCTTCCCGATGGCATGTCCAAGTCAGAGCTCATAGACCTTTTGGCTCG GTTAACCATCCATATGGATGATGAACTGCGTCTGATAGCCCAGAATTCCCTGCAGAGTCTGCTGATGGACTTCTCAGATTGGCGAGAGGAAGTGCTTCTGGGCTATTGCAGCTTCCTGCTCCGAGAGGTTCAGGACACACACCAAACCCTGCTGGACTCCTCAGTTAAACTACTGCTTCAGTTGCTCACACAGTGGAAACTAGCCCTTCTCAGCACCAGCAAGAGTCTGGACACATCAAACATCTGCTCCACTGAA TTGTTACAGAGTAGCTCTGACCCCAGGCTGCCTGCTGAACGGACCCCTCACTCCACAGTCTTGCATGCTGTTGAGGGTCTCGCTTTAGTGCTTCTGTGCTCCTGCCAGACAGGCACACGCAAACTAGCTGTGTCCATCCTTCGAGAGGTCCGCCAAATCTTCCTCACCATTGGGCAGACGGAG GAAGATGAAAGGCCCATGATAGATGTACTGGACCAGCTGAGCCCAGTGGTGCTCGAGAGCTTTGCCCACGTGGTGGTGGCTGACTCG GCATCTCTCCCCGCTGGGCAGCACGCGGATCTGCAGTGGCTGGTGGAGTGGAACGGATCTCTTGTCGGCAGCCACTATGACGTGCGGAGCCCGTCTCGTGTGTGGATTTTGGCACAGTCTCTGAAGGAACCCTGGGCTCTGTGCCTCTTCAGCCTTCTGAGACAGGAGTACCTGCCCAAGCACTGTCCCACAGCGCTCAGCTACGCCTGGCCCTACGCCTTCACCCGCCTGCAGCTCCTCATGCCTTTACTTGAGCCCAG CAACCCAGTAAACGCCAAGAAGACAAGCTCTGCCGGTTCTGCGGACACTTATGTTTCTCTCTGGAGAAACTATTTGATTCTGTGTTTTGGCGTGGCCAAACCCAGCATCATGAGCCCGGGTCATCTTCGAGCTTCCACCCCTGAGATCATCACTCCCAGTACAGACAGCAACAGTAGCTATGACAACAAG ATCCCGGGCACTCCGTCTGTTGGCTGGCTTCTGAAGCAGTTGGTCCCTCTAATGCGTTCAGAAAGCATTGAGATCACAGAGTCTTTGGTGCTCGGATTTGGCCGCACAAACTCACTTGTTTTCAG AGAGCTGGTTGAGGAACTGCATCCTTTGATGAAGGAAGCTTTGGAAAGACGACCAGAG AATAAAAAACGGCGAGAGAGAAGAGATCTACTGAGACTCCAGCTCCTCAGGATCTTTGAGCTGCTGGCGGATGCCGGTGTCATCAGTGACAG caCTAATGGAGCGCTGGAACGTGATACACTGGCCCTAGGCGCTCTCTTTCTCGAGTATGTGGACCTGACCCAGATGCTTCTGGAAGCTGAGAATGACAAAGACATGGAGATTCTCAAAGACATCCGAGCTCACTTCAGCGCCATGGTGGCCAACCTCATACAGTGTATCCCAG TGCATCATCGCCGTTTCCTCTTCCCTCAGCAAAGCCTTCGGCATCATCTCTTCATCCTTTTTAGCCAATGGGCTGGACCCTTCAGTATCATGTTCACGCCCCTGGATCGCTATAGTGACCGGAACCATCAGATCACTCGATACCAGTATTGTGCTCTTAAG GCCATGTCGACTGTGCTTTGTTGTGGTCCCGTTTTTGACAACGTAGGGCTCTCTCCTGATGGCTACCTCTATAAGTGGCTGGATAACATCCTTGGCTGTCAGGATCTGCGG GTGCATCAGCTGGGGTGTGAGGTGGTGGTTCTTCTGCTGGAACAGAACCCAGATCAGGTGAATCTGTTTAACTGGGCCGTGGACCGATGTTACACCGGCTCCTGCCAGCTGGCCTCTGGTTGCTTCAAAGCCATTGCCACTGTCTGTGGTAGCAG AAACTACTCCAGTGATATTGTGACTCTGCTGAACCTTGTTCTCTTCAAAGCATCTGACACAAACAGGGAGATCTACGAGATTGCTATGCAATTAATGCAG ATTCTAGAGGCCAAGCTGTCTGTGTATTCTAAGAGGATTGTGGAACAGAAAAGTGGTGCTATCCTGTATGGGACACACGGGGCTCTTCCACCCCTCTACAGCCTTTCTGTAGCCCAGCTTTCAAAGCAACTTGCCAGAATGTACCCTGAACTCACCCTGCCCCTTTTCTCAG AGGTGAGTCAGAGGTTTTCCACCACTCATCCAAACGGGCGTCAGGTCATGCTGACCTACCTGCTCCCTTGGCTCAGTAACATTGAGCTGGTAAATGGAGGCCTGCTGCCAACGGTCCTGAGTCCGAGCAGCTCTGGGGTCAACAGGAGGGGATACACTTACAACACCTCAGCACCTCACCTGCTTCGAGGCACAGGCTGGGGGTCACTTCAGGCCTCCTCTCTGGTCCTAAACAACCTCATGTTCATGACTGCAAAG TACGGTGATGATGTCCCAGGTGCAGAAATGGAAAATGCTTGGAATGCTCTGGTCAGTAATGAGCGATGGACTAATAACCTGCGGATCACACTGCAGTTCCTCATCAGTTTATGCGGAGTCAGCAGCGACACATCTCTTCTGCCTCAT ATTAAGAAGGTTGTGATCTACCTTTGTCGCAACAACACCATTCAAACCATGGAGGAGCTCCTGTATGAACTTCAGCAGACGGATCCTGTGAACCCCGTTGTGGTGCACTGTGACAATCCTCCATTCTACCGCTTTTCAGCCACAAGCAAAATTACCACCACCACTTCTG GTCCACCTTCCTGTAGCAAAACATTGGTGTGTGGCCAGGAAAACATCCCTGACACAGATGACTCACCAGTCACAAAGGAGTGTGATGAAAG GCTAAGCAACATCTTACGAGCACATAACCGCTTGGAGTCTCGGTACAGCAGCAGTTCTGGAGGTTCCTACGATGAGGAAAAGA GTGAGCCACTCCCACCGTATGCCATGTGGCTTATCAGCGTGCTGGAAACCAATCAGCCGCTTCCTCTTCCCATGCCAGTTAACGGAGGCTGCTGGGCACCGCTGGTCGACTATTTACCTGAAACAGTCACCCCACAAGGACCCCTCCACAG GTGTAACATAGCAGTGATCTTCATGACGGAGCTGGTGGTGGATCACAGCGTGAAGGAGGACTGGGCCCTGCACCTCCCTCTACTGCTCCATGCCTGCTTCCTGG GCATGGACCACTACCGCCCGGAGGTGTTTGAACACTGTAAGAGGCTCCTCTTGCACCTTCTCATCACGTTATCTTGCAACAACAGTTTCAGCCTCATTGCCTCTGTTCTGCTAAACACCAGAGATGCCAACAGCAACAAGAGCCTGACTTTCAAACCCATCGACCAGCCTGAGTTCTACACAG GTGGTATGGACTTCCTGCGGAATGGCCAGGCATCTCCAGTTCCAGATTCTGGCCTCAGTTCCTCCTCTGCCTCATCCAGCCTGAGCCTTGGAGGCAGCAGCTCCAACCTGCCTCACCTGGCCCAGGAAGAGGCGGAGCAAATGGAGAGCAGCACTGAGGATGACGAGAAGAGCAGCAAACTCATTGAGTTTCTCACTACCAg GCCTTTTGGACCATTATGGAGCCATGAAGACATCACTCCTAAGAATCAACACTCAAAGAGTACAGAGCAGCTTACCAACTTCCTGCGACATGTAGTTTCTGTGTTCAAAGAGTCCAAATCAG ACATTAGGCTTGAGGAGCAGTTGAGTGAAGTGGCGTTGCAGATGGCTCTGTGCAGCTCCTCTAGACATTACGCTGGACGTTCCTTCCAGGTGTTCAGAGCTCTACGGCAGCCCCTCTCAGCGTTGGCTGTGTCGGACCTGCTTTCACGCTTGGTGGAGGTAGTCGGGGAGCCCGCGGAGGAGGTTCAG GGTTATGTAATGGAGCTTCTCCTCACTCTTGAGTCAGTGGTGGATAATCTAGCCGAGTGCCTGAAGAACAATGACTTCTTTGTCATACTACG GGCATCTTCACCAGATCTTCCATCCAGCAGCAAGTTAACACTAAACCGTAAAAGTAACAGTCAGCTAGACCTGATCCCAGGGTCAGGAACTCCTTCTGAACAAATACGCCACCAGCGTAGTTACTCCGTACCCAAGCGCTTTGGCGAGGTTGCACGTTCCTCCGAGGTTCCCCGGAGTGCCACCTTGGACCGCATCCACCTTCATCAGAGCAATATCTCCAAGCTCCGGTCCCTGTCCTCATCATCCTCCAGAGACAACGTGGTCTCCACCGACCCAACCAATGCCAACCATCCTCGCAACCTACTTGCCAGCATTTTTTGGGCAGTGGTGTCACTCATGGAGTCAGACTTTGAGTTTGAGTACCAGATGTCCCTCAGGTTGTTAGGGAAGATGCTAGGCCACATTTCATTGGATAAGCAGGAATACAGAGACAAGCTGGAGAAGATCCAGATCCAGTTAAAATGGAAGGAGTTCTCTGGGCTTCAGCAGCTGCTTCTGAAGGGCTTCACTTCTGCAAACACTACAGAACTCACTTTGGAGATTTTCAGCCAGCTCACACCCGTCTCACGCCTACCTGTGGTGGACACCTCACAAGTCATAG GTTTCCCATTGAATGTGCTCTGTCTCATCCCCCATCTTGTGTTAAACTTTGACTCACCCACTCAATTCTGTAAGGACGTGGCTGAGAGAATTTCCCAG GTTTGCCTTGAAGAAAAGAACTCCAAGTTGTCCAACCTTGCCCATGTGATGACATTGTACAAAATGCACTCCTATACCCGTGACTGCTTCTCTTGGGTCAATGTGGTGTGCCGCTACCTACATGAAGCGTTCAGCGATAGCACTCTCAGCATGGTTACTTACATGGCAGAG TTGCTGGAGAAAGgattacccagcatgcaacaaaCTCTTCTGCAAATCATCTACAGTCTACTGAGTCACATGGACCTGAGTGCTATTCAAGCCAAACTGTTCAACATGGAGGTTCTAACAACCATAGAAAAGTTTATTCAG actgcACATTGGAAGGAAGCCTTGAACATATTAAAGCTGGTGGTCTCCCGCTCAGCTAGTCTGGTCTCGCCGTTGTCTCCGCAGAGTAACGCATCCACTGTGGATGTCAGGTGTGTCTGGGACACACCCTCCAAAGCCCTGCCTGGAAAGACCCTTGACTTTCACTTTGACATTTCAGAG acaCCGGTGATTGGCCAGCGATATGACGAGCTTCACGGTTCTCCAAGGCAAGATGGGAAGAATGGAGGATGGGTTACCGTGACGCGCAGTACCTCCTCTACATCCTCGGGCTCTTACCAAAACAACCACGTGCTGGTGCCTGTCAGCTGGAAACGACCACAGTCCTCACAG AAAAGAACTCGTGAGAAGTTGGTGAATGTATTAACCTTGTGTGGCCAAGAAGTTGGACTCACCAAAAACCCATCT GTGATTTTCTCATCCTGTGGGGAACTGGACCTGATTGAGCACCAGCCCAGTCTGGTGTCCTCTGAGGACGGCACACGGGACACCGAAAACATGGATGACACCACTTCAGAACAGCAGTTCCGTGTATTCAGGGACTTTGACTTCCTGGATGTGGAACTGGAAGAGGGAGAG GGTGAGACAGCTGACAGCTTTAACTGGGGTGCGTGGAGGCGTTCCATTGACAGCCTGGACCAGGCTGAAGCCCAACCAATGGAGGAAGACAGCCAGCTCTCAGGAAGTTCACCAAGCCTGTGTCCAATCGTCCATGATGATTCTGACGAGTCTTCTGAGGAAGAGTCCCTCACAGCCAGCCAGATTCTCTCAGCTTCACAACTA AATGTCAGCCTGTCTCCTACTGATGAACTAAACCCCATGGACTCCCCTCCCGTCTCCTTTGACAGCAGTCAAGCTGGCCAAATTCCTCTTCCCAGCCCAACTCCTAGCTTTGAGATCTCAGCACCCGAGGGCTCGAACCATCGG GCTGAGGATTCggctgaagaagaagaagccATTGTTAATGAGAACGATATTTCACTCTGCATTTGTGAGTCGCCACTTGCCTTCAGTAGTTCTGACATCCTAACAGTGGACACATCCCAGAGAGAAAACAACTTCTTTACTGACGAGACATGTTGTGTACCCAG TGGGTTTGGAGACCAGCAGAGCTCTGTGGCACAGGCAGAGGAGGAAAAGGACGAGCTGTTGCAAGAGTCCCGTTCCTCCCCTCCGCCCTCTCCCTTTTTCTCCGCCATCCTGGCTGCTTTCCAGCCGACTGTGTGCGATGATGCTGAGGAGGCTTGGCGCAATCATCTCAGCCAGTTGGTGGCTGACTCAGATGGTTCCTGTGCAGTTTACACCTTCCAAGTCTTCTCCTCACTCTTTCAG AGTATACAGGCCAAGTTCTGCACCTTGACTTGTGATGCTGCTGGTTACCTTGGGGACGGCCTTCGTGGAATTGGAGTGAAGTTTGTAAAGTCATCCCAGATGCTGACATCCTGCTCCGAATGTCCCACGTTGTTTGTCGATGCAGACACT ATTGTGTCTTACGGGCTCTTGGAGAAGATGAAGTTTAGTGTGTTAGAGCTGCAGGAGTATCTAGAGACTTACAACAACAAAAAGGAGGCAGTAATATCA TGGCTACGCAACTGCAAGACAAGTTTCCCCAAATGCACTGGAGATGGAGTGATCACCTATCAGCCTGCTGAAACAGAAGAAAAG caacTGGAGCTTTGTCAAAAACTCTACAAACTCCACTTTCATCTGCTGCTGCTTTTTCAATCTTACTGTAAACTGATTGGCCAAGTTCACGCTATAAATTCTGTACCAGAG CTGCAGAACATATCCAGAGAGTTGAATGAGTTGAGAAGTAACCTGAGGGCAGCAGCAGCCTCGGTGACCAATGAGTCAGCAGCTGAGCCGACAGAACCCACCACTGAATCCCCCTTCAGCTCCTCTGAGGTTGCTGTGCAGGCCATTCTAGAGAGCCTGAAAACCAACGAGTTCTCCAGAGCCATCCGTTACATACAGGAATGCAG GAAAATGTGGCCAAGTGACATCTTCGGCAGCAGCTCCGAGAATGAGATTCAGACTCTACTCAACATCTATTTCCGGCACCAAACTCTGGGTCAGACAGGAACCTTTGCCTTGGTCGGTTCAAAACAAGACCTATCTGAGATATGCAACCGACTCACTGAGCTCAACTGCGAGATCCGAGACATGATTCGACGGGCACAGGGCTACAGGGCCATCACTGCCTTCCTTCCTGACCCCAGCGTGACCGGCATCAGCCTTTGA